One window of the Mycobacterium xenopi genome contains the following:
- the moaC gene encoding cyclic pyranopterin monophosphate synthase MoaC: protein MVDVTEKGATKRTAVAAGALRTSADVVALISAGGLPKGDALATARVAGILAAKRTSDLIPLCHQLALTGVDVDFSVGASDIEITATVRSTDRTGVEMEALTAVSVAALTLYDMIKAVDPAARIDDVRVLRKDGGRSGTWVR, encoded by the coding sequence CGGTGGCTGCGGGAGCGTTGCGGACCTCGGCCGACGTGGTGGCGCTGATCTCCGCCGGCGGGCTGCCCAAGGGTGACGCGCTGGCTACCGCGCGGGTGGCCGGCATTCTGGCCGCCAAGCGCACCAGCGACCTGATCCCGTTGTGTCATCAGCTTGCGCTGACCGGTGTCGACGTCGATTTCAGCGTTGGTGCGTCGGACATCGAAATCACCGCGACCGTGCGCAGCACCGACCGCACCGGAGTGGAGATGGAGGCGCTGACCGCCGTCAGCGTCGCTGCGCTCACGCTCTACGACATGATCAAAGCGGTGGATCCGGCCGCGCGCATCGACGACGTCCGTGTGCTTCGCAAGGACGGCGGCCGCAGCGGTACCTGGGTGCGCTGA
- a CDS encoding molybdenum cofactor biosynthesis protein B, with protein MGERSARVIIASTRASAGVYDDRCGPIIAEWLERQGFSGVQPRVVPDGDPVGRALREAVAEGVDLIITSGGTGISPSDDTPAQTATVLDYEVPGLADAIRRSGLPKVPTSVLSRGLCGVAGRTLIVNLPGSPGGVRDGLGVLADVLDHALDQLAGKDHSG; from the coding sequence ATGGGGGAGCGGTCCGCGCGAGTCATCATCGCGTCCACCCGCGCATCCGCTGGCGTGTATGACGACAGGTGTGGCCCGATCATCGCTGAATGGCTTGAACGGCAAGGGTTTTCAGGTGTGCAGCCGCGGGTAGTTCCCGACGGGGACCCGGTAGGGCGGGCGCTGCGCGAAGCGGTCGCCGAGGGCGTCGACCTGATCATCACCTCCGGCGGCACCGGCATCTCGCCGAGCGACGACACTCCTGCGCAGACCGCGACGGTGCTCGATTACGAGGTGCCCGGGCTGGCCGATGCGATCCGCCGCTCCGGGCTACCTAAAGTGCCCACCTCGGTGCTGTCGCGGGGGCTATGCGGTGTGGCCGGCCGCACCCTGATCGTCAACCTGCCCGGCTCGCCCGGCGGAGTGCGCGACGGTCTCGGGGTGCTCGCCGACGTGCTCGACCACGCCCTGGACCAACTCGCCGGCAAAGACCATTCGGGCTGA
- a CDS encoding molybdenum cofactor biosynthesis protein MoaE: MTEVLRAALTEEPIFLAEHEELVSHQAAGAVVGFVGMIRDHDGDRQVLRLEYSAHPSAQQVLSEVLREVGEQCRGVRAIAASHRIGVLQIGEAALVAAVAADHRRAAFDTCAHLVDTIKARLPVWKHQFFADGTDEWVGSA; this comes from the coding sequence ATGACAGAAGTACTGCGCGCAGCCCTCACCGAAGAGCCGATCTTTTTGGCCGAACATGAGGAATTGGTCAGCCATCAAGCTGCGGGCGCGGTGGTGGGGTTTGTCGGCATGATCCGCGACCACGACGGCGACCGGCAGGTGCTTCGACTGGAATATTCCGCGCACCCGTCGGCCCAGCAAGTGCTCTCCGAGGTGCTACGCGAAGTCGGCGAGCAGTGCCGCGGGGTGCGCGCGATCGCCGCCAGTCACCGGATCGGCGTGCTGCAGATCGGTGAAGCGGCGCTGGTGGCCGCCGTCGCCGCTGACCATCGCCGCGCGGCGTTCGACACCTGCGCTCACCTCGTCGACACCATCAAGGCGCGGCTACCGGTGTGGAAACACCAGTTCTTCGCCGACGGCACCGACGAATGGGTCGGTTCAGCGTGA
- a CDS encoding transglycosylase family protein has product MSGRHRKPTTSSVSVAKLAFTGAVIGGGGVALAGHAAAATDGEWDRVARCESGGNWSINTGNGYQGGLQFTQGTWAAHGGGQYAPSANLATREQQIAVAERVLATQGRGAWPACGGGLSSATPRSVFADPAPVEPPPEDAAVTGEPAVWEAPPAEETPPAELPVDEAAAPVELAVHDQAAPSAEPATFDAPGRVDEPPVPDTEPVGSEAPAEEPVPPLEPAVEPAVDDPALGEAPEVHEAQAVSYWAITPAPADPAPGPALPIDPAAAGSAVHDLQVPPQLAPMLDPANMPNTNGLPATAPQNMDPGFLKDLWQAIQAQGINGNSALAALAQQPQANPAQ; this is encoded by the coding sequence ATGAGTGGACGGCATCGCAAGCCCACGACATCGAGCGTCAGCGTCGCGAAACTCGCCTTTACCGGAGCCGTCATCGGCGGCGGCGGCGTGGCTTTGGCGGGCCACGCCGCAGCGGCAACCGACGGCGAGTGGGATCGCGTGGCCCGCTGCGAGTCCGGCGGCAACTGGTCGATCAACACCGGCAACGGCTACCAAGGCGGCTTGCAGTTCACCCAGGGAACCTGGGCCGCCCACGGTGGCGGGCAATACGCCCCGTCAGCGAACCTCGCCACCCGGGAACAGCAGATCGCGGTGGCCGAGCGTGTGCTTGCCACCCAAGGGCGGGGGGCGTGGCCGGCGTGCGGCGGCGGCCTTTCGAGCGCAACGCCACGTAGCGTCTTCGCCGACCCCGCACCGGTGGAGCCGCCGCCCGAGGACGCGGCCGTGACCGGCGAGCCTGCGGTGTGGGAGGCTCCGCCTGCGGAAGAAACTCCTCCGGCGGAACTGCCGGTCGACGAAGCCGCGGCGCCCGTCGAGTTGGCTGTCCACGACCAGGCGGCTCCGTCGGCTGAACCTGCGACGTTCGATGCACCCGGACGGGTCGACGAACCCCCCGTGCCCGATACCGAGCCAGTCGGGTCCGAGGCACCAGCCGAAGAGCCGGTGCCACCGCTCGAGCCGGCCGTCGAGCCGGCAGTCGATGACCCGGCCCTCGGCGAGGCGCCGGAAGTGCATGAGGCTCAGGCTGTCTCGTACTGGGCCATCACCCCGGCCCCGGCCGACCCGGCGCCCGGACCGGCGCTTCCGATTGATCCGGCCGCTGCGGGCTCGGCGGTGCATGACCTGCAGGTACCACCGCAGCTCGCACCCATGCTCGACCCGGCGAACATGCCCAACACGAACGGGCTGCCGGCGACGGCGCCGCAGAACATGGATCCCGGCTTCCTCAAAGACCTGTGGCAGGCCATTCAGGCGCAGGGCATCAACGGCAACAGCGCACTGGCCGCGCTGGCGCAGCAACCTCAGGCGAACCCGGCCCAGTAG
- a CDS encoding MoaD/ThiS family protein, protein MARDEPGVVRVTVRYFAAARAAAGADSETVSVRPGATVADLVDGLAAKDARLAKVLSRCSYLCDGIAVRDANTALRSGETIDVLPPFAGG, encoded by the coding sequence ATGGCCCGCGACGAGCCCGGCGTCGTCCGGGTCACTGTCCGCTACTTCGCGGCGGCACGAGCGGCCGCAGGTGCCGACTCGGAAACCGTGTCGGTGCGGCCCGGGGCCACCGTGGCTGACCTGGTCGACGGCTTGGCCGCCAAGGACGCGCGGCTGGCGAAGGTGCTCAGCCGCTGCTCCTACCTGTGCGACGGCATCGCCGTACGCGACGCAAACACCGCGCTTCGTTCCGGCGAGACAATCGACGTACTGCCGCCCTTCGCCGGCGGTTGA
- a CDS encoding YccF domain-containing protein, with translation MRLILNVIWLIFGGLWLALGYLLAALVCFVLIVTIPFGFAALRIASFALWPFGRTIVEKPGAGTGALIGNVIWVVLFGLWLAIGHLVSAAAMAVTIIGIPLALANLKLIPVSLVPLGKEIVPVGATTQAEWVRT, from the coding sequence ATGCGCCTGATCCTGAACGTCATCTGGTTGATCTTCGGTGGCCTCTGGCTGGCTTTGGGGTACCTGTTGGCTGCGCTGGTGTGCTTCGTTCTGATCGTCACCATCCCGTTCGGATTCGCGGCGCTGCGCATCGCGTCCTTCGCGCTGTGGCCGTTCGGGCGCACCATCGTCGAGAAACCGGGAGCGGGGACCGGCGCGCTGATCGGCAACGTCATCTGGGTGGTGCTGTTCGGGCTGTGGCTGGCGATCGGGCATTTGGTGAGCGCGGCGGCGATGGCCGTCACCATCATCGGGATCCCGTTGGCGCTGGCCAATCTCAAGCTGATCCCGGTGTCGCTGGTGCCGCTGGGCAAAGAGATCGTGCCGGTCGGCGCGACAACCCAGGCCGAGTGGGTGCGCACGTGA
- a CDS encoding cold-shock protein has translation MPTGKVKWYDAAKGFGFLSQEDGEDVYVRSSALPEGVEGLKAGQRVEFGVATGRRGPQALSLKIIDPPPSLARARREGAAEHKHSPDELHGMVEDMITLLESTIQPELRKGRYPDRKTARRVSEVVKAVARELDA, from the coding sequence GTGCCGACTGGCAAGGTGAAGTGGTACGACGCCGCAAAGGGGTTCGGCTTCTTGTCGCAGGAAGACGGCGAAGACGTCTACGTCCGCTCCTCGGCGTTGCCCGAGGGTGTCGAAGGCCTCAAGGCGGGGCAGCGTGTCGAGTTCGGTGTGGCCACCGGCCGCCGCGGCCCGCAGGCGTTGAGCCTCAAGATAATTGATCCGCCACCCAGCCTGGCTCGGGCGCGCCGCGAGGGCGCCGCCGAGCACAAGCACAGTCCCGACGAACTGCACGGCATGGTCGAGGACATGATCACCTTGCTGGAAAGCACGATCCAGCCCGAGTTGCGCAAGGGCCGCTACCCCGACCGTAAGACGGCCCGGCGGGTTTCCGAGGTGGTCAAGGCCGTTGCCCGCGAGCTCGACGCCTAG
- a CDS encoding acyl-CoA dehydrogenase family protein: MAQQAQVTEEQARAVAEESREAGWEKPSFAKELFLGRFPLELIHPFPRPSADETARTEEFLGKLREFLQNVDGSVIERDSQIPDEYVKGLAELGCFGMKIPSEYGGLNMSQVAYNRALMMVATVHPSLGALLSAHQSIGVPEPLKLAGTEEQKRRFLPRCAAGAISAFLLTEPDVGSDPARLASTATPVDDGQAYELDGVKLWTTNGTVADLLVVMARVPKSDGHRGGISAFVVEADSPGITVERRNKFMGLRGIENGVTRLHKVRVPRENLIGREGDGLKVALTTLNAGRLSIPAMASGSAKWSLKIAREWSRERVQWGKPIGKHAAVAGKISFIAATCYALEAVLELSGQMADEGRNDIRIEAALAKLWSSEMACVIADELVQIRGGRGYETAESLAARGERAVPVEQAVRDLRINRIFEGSSEIMRLLIAREAVDAHLTAAGDLANPKADFRQKAKAAAGASGFYAKWLPQLVFGEGQLPTSYREFGRLATHLRFVERSARKLARNTFYGMARWQAALEQKQGFLGRIVDIGAELFAMSAACVRAEAQRVADPVQGEQAYELADTFCQQATLRAEALFDALWTNTDSTDVAVASDVLEGRYVWLEEGILDQSEGTGPWIASWEPGPSTEANVARRFLTAPER; the protein is encoded by the coding sequence ATGGCACAGCAAGCACAGGTCACCGAAGAGCAGGCTAGGGCGGTAGCCGAAGAATCACGCGAAGCCGGTTGGGAGAAACCGTCCTTCGCTAAGGAGTTGTTCCTCGGCCGGTTCCCGCTGGAGTTGATTCACCCGTTTCCCCGGCCATCCGCCGACGAGACCGCCCGTACCGAGGAGTTCCTGGGCAAGTTGCGCGAATTCCTCCAAAACGTCGACGGCAGCGTCATCGAGCGTGATTCGCAGATTCCCGACGAGTATGTGAAAGGCCTTGCCGAACTGGGCTGTTTCGGCATGAAGATCCCGTCGGAGTACGGCGGATTGAACATGTCGCAGGTCGCCTACAACCGCGCGCTGATGATGGTCGCCACGGTTCACCCCAGTCTGGGCGCGCTCCTTTCAGCGCATCAGTCGATCGGGGTACCGGAACCACTCAAGCTTGCCGGGACCGAGGAACAGAAGCGGAGGTTCTTGCCGCGATGTGCGGCCGGGGCAATTTCGGCGTTTCTGCTCACCGAACCGGACGTCGGCTCGGACCCGGCACGGCTGGCGTCGACCGCGACACCGGTTGACGACGGGCAGGCCTACGAACTCGACGGGGTGAAGCTGTGGACCACCAACGGCACGGTTGCCGACCTGCTGGTCGTCATGGCCCGGGTGCCCAAGAGCGACGGACACCGAGGCGGCATCAGCGCTTTCGTCGTCGAGGCCGATTCACCGGGCATCACGGTCGAGCGGCGCAACAAGTTCATGGGATTGCGCGGCATCGAAAACGGTGTGACCAGGCTGCACAAAGTCCGAGTTCCCCGGGAAAACCTGATCGGTCGCGAGGGCGACGGACTCAAGGTCGCGCTGACCACGCTCAACGCCGGCCGGCTGTCCATACCCGCGATGGCAAGCGGCTCGGCGAAGTGGTCGCTGAAAATCGCGCGGGAATGGTCGCGCGAACGGGTGCAGTGGGGCAAGCCGATCGGTAAGCATGCCGCCGTCGCCGGCAAGATCTCATTCATCGCCGCCACCTGTTACGCGCTCGAAGCGGTGCTCGAGCTCTCCGGTCAGATGGCCGACGAAGGCCGCAACGACATCCGCATCGAGGCGGCGCTGGCCAAGTTGTGGTCCAGCGAGATGGCCTGCGTGATCGCCGACGAGCTGGTGCAGATACGCGGTGGTCGCGGCTATGAGACGGCCGAGTCGCTGGCCGCGCGAGGTGAGCGCGCGGTGCCGGTGGAGCAGGCGGTGCGCGATCTGCGGATCAACCGCATCTTCGAAGGATCCAGCGAGATCATGCGGTTGCTCATCGCCCGCGAGGCGGTCGACGCCCACCTAACCGCCGCGGGTGATCTCGCCAACCCCAAAGCCGATTTTCGGCAGAAGGCCAAGGCAGCGGCCGGTGCCAGCGGGTTCTACGCAAAGTGGTTGCCGCAACTGGTTTTCGGTGAAGGGCAGCTGCCCACAAGCTACCGCGAGTTCGGCAGGCTGGCGACGCATCTGCGGTTCGTCGAACGCTCTGCGCGCAAGCTGGCTCGCAACACGTTCTACGGAATGGCGCGCTGGCAAGCCGCATTGGAGCAAAAGCAGGGCTTCCTGGGCCGCATTGTGGACATCGGCGCCGAGCTGTTCGCCATGTCGGCGGCGTGCGTGCGGGCGGAAGCCCAACGTGTCGCCGATCCGGTCCAAGGCGAACAGGCCTACGAACTGGCCGACACGTTTTGCCAGCAGGCCACGCTTCGGGCGGAAGCCTTGTTCGACGCCTTGTGGACCAACACCGACAGCACCGATGTTGCGGTGGCAAGCGATGTTCTGGAGGGCCGCTATGTCTGGCTGGAGGAGGGCATCCTGGACCAATCCGAGGGCACCGGTCCGTGGATCGCTTCCTGGGAGCCGGGCCCGTCCACCGAAGCCAATGTCGCGCGACGGTTTCTGACGGCACCGGAGCGATGA
- a CDS encoding glutathione S-transferase family protein: MSSYVAEAGEFTRDTDYIATRITADGRDGYPVEPGRYRLIVARACPWANRAVIVRRLLGLEPVVSIGFCGPTHDERSWTFDLDPGGVDPVLKIPRLRDAYLKRFPDYPKGITVPAIVDIPSGAVVTNDFAQITLDFSTEWAAYHRDGAPQLYPEPLRAEIDEVNRRVYTEINNGVYRCGFAGSQQAYEAAYDRLFSALDWVSERLSGQRYLVGDTITEADVRLFPTLVRFDAVYHGHFKCNRQKLTEMPVLWAYARDLFQTPGFGDTVDFVQIKQHYYIVHRDINPTGIVPKGPQLTGWLTPHGREALGGRPFGDGTPPGPPVEAERVPAGHGANG; this comes from the coding sequence ATGAGCTCCTACGTCGCCGAAGCGGGTGAGTTCACCCGCGACACCGACTACATCGCCACACGCATCACCGCCGACGGACGCGACGGATATCCCGTCGAGCCCGGCCGGTATCGGCTCATCGTCGCCCGGGCGTGCCCGTGGGCCAACCGCGCTGTCATCGTGCGGAGACTGCTTGGACTCGAACCTGTTGTCTCCATTGGGTTTTGCGGCCCAACCCACGACGAACGCAGCTGGACTTTCGACCTCGATCCCGGCGGCGTCGACCCCGTGCTGAAGATCCCGCGACTGCGCGATGCCTACCTCAAACGATTCCCCGACTATCCGAAGGGCATCACCGTCCCGGCGATCGTCGATATCCCCAGCGGGGCCGTCGTCACCAACGATTTTGCGCAGATCACGCTGGACTTCTCCACCGAGTGGGCCGCCTATCACCGCGACGGCGCACCGCAGCTTTATCCCGAGCCGCTGCGGGCCGAGATCGACGAGGTGAACAGGCGGGTCTACACCGAGATCAACAATGGGGTGTACCGGTGCGGGTTCGCCGGGTCACAGCAAGCCTACGAGGCGGCTTACGACCGGTTATTCAGCGCACTGGATTGGGTGAGTGAGCGGCTGTCCGGTCAGCGGTATCTGGTGGGCGACACCATCACCGAAGCCGACGTACGGCTGTTCCCCACGTTGGTGCGCTTCGACGCGGTCTATCACGGGCACTTCAAGTGCAATCGCCAAAAACTCACCGAGATGCCGGTGCTGTGGGCGTATGCGCGTGACCTGTTTCAGACCCCAGGTTTCGGTGACACCGTCGACTTCGTCCAAATCAAACAGCATTACTACATCGTGCACCGTGACATCAATCCCACCGGGATCGTGCCGAAGGGCCCCCAGCTGACCGGTTGGCTGACGCCGCATGGCCGGGAAGCTTTGGGCGGCAGGCCGTTTGGTGACGGAACGCCGCCTGGGCCGCCAGTAGAAGCTGAGCGGGTGCCCGCCGGTCATGGGGCCAACGGCTAG
- a CDS encoding DUF2771 domain-containing protein → MTRRVALVAVVVVLAVASGFGTWLLVSGRGPQQPKISAYTHGHLTRVGPYVYCNVLNVNDCQTPHAQGVLAVTARDPVQLSVPKAIGRAPWRLLRVYEDPANTTTTLFRSATRLAATIPPVDPQRGRLSGIVVQLLTLVVDPAGELQDVPHAEWSVRLVWS, encoded by the coding sequence ATGACGCGCCGTGTCGCACTGGTGGCGGTTGTCGTGGTGCTGGCCGTCGCCTCCGGATTCGGCACCTGGCTGCTGGTATCCGGTCGCGGCCCGCAGCAACCGAAGATCAGCGCGTACACGCACGGGCATCTGACCAGGGTAGGCCCGTATGTGTATTGCAATGTGTTGAACGTCAACGACTGTCAGACACCGCACGCGCAGGGCGTGCTGGCGGTCACCGCGCGAGATCCGGTGCAGTTGTCGGTTCCCAAGGCGATCGGGCGGGCGCCTTGGCGACTGCTTCGGGTGTACGAGGACCCGGCGAATACGACCACCACGCTTTTCCGGTCCGCCACCCGGCTCGCGGCCACCATTCCCCCCGTCGACCCCCAACGCGGGCGACTGAGCGGAATCGTCGTGCAATTGCTGACTTTGGTCGTCGACCCGGCCGGTGAGCTGCAAGACGTGCCGCACGCCGAATGGTCGGTGCGCCTGGTGTGGAGCTAG
- a CDS encoding MFS transporter, whose amino-acid sequence MSQNWCVSGRRRDHTGVGRAAAPGRRPGSRPVGEHPGMANYPADDAGDRRLHRPPPMPSANRYLPPLLHRDPETRGGPAPPRSTPPGERVTVTRAAAQRSREMGSRMYWLVQRAATADGADKSGLTALTWPVVANFAVDSAMAVALANTLFFAAATGESKARVALYLLITIAPFAVVAPLIGPALDRLQHGRRVALALSFVLRTALAVLLIMNYDSATGSFPPWVLYPSALAMMVLSKSFSVLRSAVTPRVMPPTIDLVRVNSRLTVFGLLGGTIVGGGIASGIEFLFTHLFGLPGALFFIVAVTVTGAWLSMRIPRWVEVTTGEVPTTLSYRVRNGRGRRSWAEEVKRASGALRQPLGRNIITALWGNCTIKVMVGFLFLYPAFVAKAHEANAWVQVGMLGLIGAAAGLGNFAGNFASARLQLGRPAVLVVRCTVAVTAAALAAAVAGNLLVAAIATLITSGASAIGKASLDASLQDDLPEESRASAFGRSESTLQLAWVLGGALGVMLYTELWVGFTAVTALLILGLAQTVVSYHGDSLIPGFGGNRPVMVEQEGARCGPDPAAVAWE is encoded by the coding sequence ATGAGCCAGAATTGGTGTGTGTCTGGGCGTCGGCGTGATCACACCGGCGTTGGCCGCGCGGCTGCTCCTGGCCGTCGGCCCGGTTCCCGACCGGTCGGCGAGCATCCCGGCATGGCCAACTATCCCGCCGACGACGCCGGCGATCGGCGGCTGCACCGTCCGCCGCCGATGCCCAGCGCCAACCGCTACCTGCCGCCACTGCTGCACCGCGATCCGGAAACGCGCGGCGGTCCCGCACCGCCCCGCAGCACGCCGCCCGGTGAACGGGTTACCGTTACGCGGGCCGCGGCACAGCGCAGCCGCGAAATGGGTTCGCGGATGTATTGGCTCGTGCAACGCGCCGCCACCGCGGACGGCGCCGACAAATCCGGGCTGACCGCGCTCACGTGGCCGGTAGTGGCGAACTTCGCGGTCGATTCCGCGATGGCCGTCGCACTTGCCAACACCTTGTTCTTCGCGGCGGCCACGGGCGAGAGCAAAGCCCGGGTTGCGCTGTACCTGCTGATCACTATCGCGCCGTTCGCCGTTGTCGCGCCGCTGATCGGCCCGGCGCTGGATCGGCTGCAGCACGGTCGCCGGGTCGCGCTCGCGCTGTCGTTCGTGCTGCGCACGGCGCTGGCGGTGCTGCTGATCATGAACTACGACAGCGCCACCGGCAGCTTCCCGCCGTGGGTGCTGTACCCTTCGGCGCTGGCCATGATGGTGCTGTCGAAGTCATTCAGTGTCTTGCGCAGCGCGGTGACGCCGCGGGTGATGCCGCCCACCATCGACCTGGTGCGCGTGAATTCCCGGTTGACGGTGTTCGGTCTGCTCGGCGGCACCATTGTGGGAGGGGGCATCGCAAGCGGGATCGAGTTTTTATTCACCCACCTATTCGGCTTGCCGGGCGCATTGTTCTTCATCGTCGCGGTCACCGTAACGGGTGCCTGGTTGTCGATGCGGATTCCGCGCTGGGTCGAGGTGACCACCGGTGAGGTTCCCACCACGTTGAGCTATCGCGTCCGCAACGGCCGAGGCCGCCGAAGCTGGGCCGAGGAGGTCAAGAGGGCCAGCGGGGCGCTGCGACAACCGTTGGGCCGCAACATTATTACTGCACTGTGGGGGAACTGCACGATCAAGGTGATGGTGGGTTTCCTGTTCTTGTACCCGGCGTTCGTCGCCAAGGCGCATGAAGCCAACGCCTGGGTACAGGTGGGCATGCTCGGCCTGATCGGCGCCGCGGCGGGACTCGGAAACTTCGCGGGCAACTTCGCCAGCGCGCGACTGCAGTTGGGCAGGCCCGCCGTGCTGGTGGTGCGCTGCACCGTCGCGGTCACCGCGGCGGCGCTGGCGGCAGCGGTGGCCGGCAACCTGTTAGTGGCCGCGATAGCCACCTTGATCACGTCAGGGGCCAGCGCAATCGGGAAGGCCTCGCTGGACGCGTCGCTGCAGGACGACCTGCCCGAGGAGTCGCGGGCCTCGGCGTTCGGGCGATCGGAGTCCACCCTGCAGCTGGCGTGGGTGCTGGGCGGCGCGCTGGGCGTGATGTTGTACACCGAGTTGTGGGTCGGTTTCACCGCGGTGACCGCGCTGCTGATCCTCGGCCTGGCCCAAACCGTCGTCAGCTACCACGGTGATTCGCTGATCCCGGGCTTCGGGGGCAATCGACCCGTGATGGTCGAACAGGAAGGTGCGCGGTGCGGGCCCGACCCGGCTGCGGTGGCGTGGGAATGA
- a CDS encoding DUF3027 domain-containing protein yields MTARTEEAAITEWSQEVAALLTGAVDQARAAIEEFSGPESVGDYLGVSYEDPAAATHRFLAHVPGYRGWQWAVVVAAYPGADHATISEVVLVPGPTALLAPEWVPWDQRIRPGDLGPGDLLAAPPDDPRLVPGYAATGDPQVDEVAVELGLGRRRVMSAWGRAQAAQRWHDGEYGPNSPMARSTKRVCRDCGFYLPLAGSLGRMFGVCGNEMSADGHVVDAEYGCGAHSDTPAPAGGGTPMYDPYDDGVLDITETPADG; encoded by the coding sequence GTGACCGCACGCACCGAAGAAGCCGCAATCACCGAGTGGTCCCAAGAGGTGGCCGCGCTTCTCACCGGCGCGGTCGACCAGGCCCGCGCCGCGATCGAGGAGTTCAGCGGTCCGGAATCGGTGGGTGACTATCTCGGCGTCAGCTACGAAGATCCCGCCGCCGCGACCCACCGGTTCTTGGCACATGTGCCCGGCTATCGGGGATGGCAGTGGGCGGTCGTGGTGGCCGCGTATCCGGGCGCCGATCACGCGACGATCAGTGAAGTGGTCCTGGTTCCTGGCCCGACCGCGCTGCTGGCACCCGAATGGGTGCCCTGGGACCAGCGGATCAGGCCCGGAGACCTGGGACCCGGTGACCTGCTGGCAGCGCCACCCGACGACCCGCGACTGGTGCCCGGCTACGCCGCCACCGGTGACCCGCAGGTCGACGAAGTCGCCGTCGAACTCGGCCTGGGGCGCCGGCGCGTGATGAGTGCTTGGGGTCGCGCGCAAGCGGCCCAACGCTGGCACGACGGCGAGTACGGTCCCAACTCGCCGATGGCGCGCTCCACCAAACGGGTGTGCCGCGACTGCGGCTTCTACCTGCCGTTGGCCGGTTCGCTGGGCAGGATGTTCGGGGTCTGCGGCAACGAGATGTCTGCCGACGGGCATGTCGTGGACGCCGAGTACGGCTGCGGCGCGCACTCCGACACCCCAGCTCCCGCGGGCGGCGGCACGCCGATGTATGACCCGTACGACGACGGGGTGCTCGACATCACCGAGACACCGGCAGACGGCTAG
- a CDS encoding SRPBCC family protein, with amino-acid sequence MAAPLLQAQVDIKAPAAKVWKLISDLRRMPQWSPQCRWMRPLGPVRPGTRTLNFNRRDKLFWPTTCTLTEVIPEKKLAFRVNANGTIWSYELEPTNEGTRVIESRHAENGVKPISTMTVKALFGGVDSFERELLDGMNTSLANIKAAAESG; translated from the coding sequence ATGGCAGCGCCGTTGTTGCAAGCCCAAGTCGACATCAAGGCACCCGCCGCCAAGGTGTGGAAGCTGATATCCGATTTGCGCCGTATGCCGCAGTGGAGCCCGCAGTGCCGATGGATGAGACCACTCGGTCCAGTGCGTCCGGGTACCCGCACGCTCAACTTCAACCGACGCGACAAGCTGTTCTGGCCCACCACGTGCACGCTCACCGAAGTCATCCCGGAAAAGAAGCTGGCGTTCCGCGTCAACGCCAACGGCACCATCTGGAGCTACGAGCTCGAGCCGACGAACGAGGGAACAAGGGTGATCGAGAGCCGGCACGCCGAGAACGGCGTCAAGCCCATCTCGACCATGACGGTCAAGGCGTTGTTCGGCGGCGTGGACAGTTTCGAACGTGAGCTTCTCGACGGTATGAACACGTCGCTGGCCAACATCAAGGCCGCGGCCGAGAGCGGCTAG
- a CDS encoding DUF2530 domain-containing protein, with amino-acid sequence MSRQGLEPPPLPPGLLEVWPVIGVGALGWLTATIAAFVVPALETWRPVTVAGLATGLLGTGIFLWQRDAVRRGARGAQTGLEHHRPQ; translated from the coding sequence ATGTCTCGCCAGGGTCTCGAACCGCCGCCGCTTCCCCCTGGGTTGCTTGAGGTGTGGCCGGTGATCGGCGTGGGCGCGCTGGGGTGGCTGACCGCGACGATCGCGGCCTTCGTGGTGCCCGCCCTCGAGACGTGGCGGCCGGTGACGGTAGCAGGGTTGGCCACCGGGCTCCTCGGCACGGGTATCTTCCTGTGGCAGCGCGACGCCGTGCGCCGTGGGGCACGGGGCGCGCAAACCGGCCTGGAACATCACCGGCCGCAGTGA